Below is a window of Candidatus Tumulicola sp. DNA.
TGGGTTGACGCCGGCCCGGAACAGGTCGGCGATGCGCTGGTCGAGGTCGGATTCGCCGACGCCGATGGTCTTGAGGACGCGCGTCACGATGGTGGCCTGGGGCTGGAAACGCGCGACCAGCCACGGAATGAGCCGCTCTTTCAACATCAGATGCAGCTCGCGCGGCACGCCCGGCATCGCGGCGACGACCTTACCCTCGCGCTCGACGATGAACCCCGGAGCGGTGCCGAGGGGATTGTCCATGACGCTCGCGCCGCGAGGCATCATCGCTTGCCGGACGTTGCTGTCGGCCATGCGCCGGCCCAGCCGATCGAACATCGCGCGGATCGCCTGCAAGCTCGGCTCGTGCAATTCGAGCGGGCGATCGAGCGCGTCGGAGATGCCGTCGCGCGTCATGTCGTCGACCGTCGGACCCAGGCCGCCGGCGCAGATCGCGCAGTCCGCTCGCGCCAGCGCGGCGCGCACCGCTTCGGCGATCCGCTCGCGGTTGTCGCCGACCGAGGTCTCGAAGTGCACGTCGATCCCCGCGTCGGCCAGCGCTGAAGCGATCACCGCTGTGTTCGAATCCACCAGTTGCCCGAGCAAGAGCTCGGTGCCCACCGTGACGATCTCCGCCGTCGGCACGCGTTACTTGATGGAACCGGACTTTGGTTCGAGCAGCTCCACGACCACGCCGTTGGGATCTTCGACCATGGCGAGCGAGCGCGTGCCGCCGGGCGACTTCTTCGGCTCCTTGACGATCTTCACGCCGCCGGCGCGCAGGCGTTCGACGAGCGCCGGCAGATCGCCGTCGACTTCGACCGCGAGATGTTCGTAGCGGTTGCCGACCTCGTACGGCGGATGGGCCTCGAGATCGAAGACCAATTCGATGTACGCGTTCCAGTCGCGCCCGACGAATGCCATGTCGGCGTTGCCCGGGTAGTGCGCCTTGTCGAGCAGTTTCAGGCCGAGCTTCTCGGTGTAAAAGGCGATCGTCTCGTCCATGTCGTTGACGAAGATCGAGGTGTGCAGATATCTGGAAATGTTCGTTCCTCCTACCAAACGCAATGTAGTGCCGGGGCTTTAGCCCCGGATGCGGGCTGGTCCCGCCTGAAAAAGCCCTGAAAAGCGCTGCGGGCGGCCGGCGTATCGGACGCGAAACTTTTTCACGGCGTCAGCAGTAGTCAGCGTTCAAAGGCAGCCGGTGCACGGTCCGCGCTGTTGGGGGTGTCATGCGGGCAGCGAAAGCGTGGACCGGTGCGTTTCTTTCCATTGTGCTCTTCGGCGTTGTGCCGCAAGCGGTTTACGCCGCGGCCGCGCAGCCGTTCTCTCTTGACGCCGTGCGGGTGGACACGCCGCCGAAGATCGACGGCACGCTTGACGACCCGCTGTGGCAGAAAGCCGCGCACGCGCAGCTCGAGTGGGATTATTCGTTCCAGCGCCCGGCATCGGAGCAAACCGACGCCTACGTGTTGATGGACGCGCAACATGTCTACGTCGCGTTCGTCGCCAAGCAGGCCGAGCCCATCACCGCAACGCTGCGCACGAACAACGTCACGCTTGCGGCAGACGACGTCGTGCGGATCTACCTATGGCCGGGCGGCGATCACGGTTTCGAGTATGTCTTCGCCGCGACGCCGATCGGCACGCGCAATCAGATCTCGACGGAGAACTCGGCCTTCACGCCCACCTGGACCGCCGTGGCCAAGACGACGCCGTCGGGCTACATCGTGACGATGCAGATCCCCCTCAAAGTGATGCGCAGCGACGGCCGCAAGTCGTGGCGCCTACAGTTCGATCGGGGCGTACATGCCACGAAGCAGACGTTCGAGTGGAGCCACTCGGGGTCACAGCAGTCGACCGACGACAGCACCGCGATCGGATTTTTCGAGGGCGTCACGGCGTCTGCGGGAAGCACGCGCACCAAGCCGAGAATCGGCGTGTACGCGCTCGGCCAGGCAGCCTCGCAGCGGGCGGGCGGCTCGACTTCGCGCATGGGGGCCGATTTCGCATTCCCGATCACGCCGACCGCGTCGTTCATCGGCACCATTCACCCCGATTACTCAAACGTCGAACTGGACCAACAGACGATCTCGCCCACCGCGTTCCCGCGGCAGTTCACGGAGATACGTCCTTTCTTCACGCAGGGCTCGAACTTCTATAACAATTTCAACTGCAACGACTGCCCGGTCTTCCCGCTTTTGTACACGCCGAGCATTCCGACGCCGCGCACCGGATTCGCCGTCGAGGGCGTGCAAGGGCTCCTGAACTTCGCCGGCTTCGCCGCGATCGGCAACCAGCGGACCGATGCCGCGCAGGCGATGCGATGGACCAGCGCGGATCACCGCTACAGCCTTATCGCACAGCACCAGACGGTCACCACGCTCGGTCTGATCGACAACACCATGACCTATCAGGCCAGGGTCGGTAACGCCCACAATTTCAGCGTCTACGAGACGTATTCGCAGGATCGCGGCACGGGCGTCACCGATCCGTCGCTCGGCAACATGAACGAGTTCGGCTTGAATCTCTACACGCCGAAATCAGGCTTCTTCCCCGCTTGGCACAACGTGGGCGCAATGTATGCGCCGGCGGATGCTTTCGTTTCGCTCGCCGACGTCAGGGGGCCGTCGCTGTACACCTTCCGGGAGTTCGACTTCGCGCCGCAGCGCTTTATCCAAAGCGTCACCGTGTCTGAAGATCTCCAGCGCTACCGTAACCAAGCCGGGCTGCTTGGCTATGCCAACAGCGGATCCGGTCTCACCATCCTGACGCGCAATCAGCTATCGCTTTCGGCGTCAAGCGGAACGCAATATCTTGTGCTCTTTAACGGCACCGCCGCGACGATCAACCAGAACGGCGCAACCCTCGGGTACGGCACCTCCGGCTCCCTGCCGAGCACGATCTCGTACAACGTGGGCCGCTTCGGCAACGGCTACCTCCATACGACCACACGCACCTCGAGCATCAAGGCCGGACAGCGCGGCACCCTCTCGTTCGAGGCGGACGACACCGACTTCTTGCCGGATTCAGGCGTCAGGGAAGTCCAGTGGCTTGAGCGCGCCAGCTATGCGTTTCACTTCTCAGCGGAATCATCGCTGGCGATCGGCTTGCGCCGCATCATCGGTACGGCGCCGCCGTTGACGCCTGCACCGCGCGTCGTCAACGCCGGGAACGTCACGATGGCGTATTACCGCAAGAGCGGCCAAAACGAGCTGTACCTGGCTTATGGAAGTCCGAATACGCTCGCCACGAAGCCCGCGCTCATCCTCAAGCTGATCCGCTACTTCGGCGCGGAAAAAGGCTCGTAGTCTAGTAATCCACCGGGCGCAGGTAGAATTCGTTGATCGCCGTGCCTGACACCAGCGCAGTGGTGGCGAGATGCCGCTTCCAGTGCGTCGAGTCCACGCGCCGCTTCACCAGCTCAACGTCGGCTCGTGCAAAGCCTCGGCTCACGATGTCGTCGACCTGGTAGCCCGTGAGCAGCCGGTGCAGGATGCGGTCGGCTCGCTCGTAGGTGATGCCGAGATCTTCTTCATCCGTTTGACCGCGGATGAGATCCGCGGTGGCCGGCTTGTCGATGATCTCGTTCGGCACGCCGAGGTGCCGCGCAAGCGCCCACACTTGGGTTTTGAAAAGATCGCCGATCGGGTTGATGGGGGGCGAGTCGTCGCCGTGCCACGTGAAGTAGCCGAGCATGCGCTCCGATTTGTTGCCCGTGCCGATCGGCAGGCCGCCGCTCTTCGCGGA
It encodes the following:
- a CDS encoding competence/damage-inducible protein A, which encodes MPTAEIVTVGTELLLGQLVDSNTAVIASALADAGIDVHFETSVGDNRERIAEAVRAALARADCAICAGGLGPTVDDMTRDGISDALDRPLELHEPSLQAIRAMFDRLGRRMADSNVRQAMMPRGASVMDNPLGTAPGFIVEREGKVVAAMPGVPRELHLMLKERLIPWLVARFQPQATIVTRVLKTIGVGESDLDQRIADLFRAGVNPSIAVLAHAGAVDVKVTAKARTREAAIAMLDALEPQLRQRLGDCIFAVDRGSIEEVAGECLRRRNWSVATAESCTGGLVAAMLTSVAGASDYFRGCVVAYDEDSKIAMLDVAPDLLEAHGAVSEEVASAMAVGAQAAFRSTLALGITGVAGPSGGSEEKPIGLVYVALAGPEAAVDVRRLMLPGDREFIQRRAALAALTLLWKAAR
- a CDS encoding VOC family protein, yielding MVGGTNISRYLHTSIFVNDMDETIAFYTEKLGLKLLDKAHYPGNADMAFVGRDWNAYIELVFDLEAHPPYEVGNRYEHLAVEVDGDLPALVERLRAGGVKIVKEPKKSPGGTRSLAMVEDPNGVVVELLEPKSGSIK
- a CDS encoding sugar-binding protein; this encodes MRAAKAWTGAFLSIVLFGVVPQAVYAAAAQPFSLDAVRVDTPPKIDGTLDDPLWQKAAHAQLEWDYSFQRPASEQTDAYVLMDAQHVYVAFVAKQAEPITATLRTNNVTLAADDVVRIYLWPGGDHGFEYVFAATPIGTRNQISTENSAFTPTWTAVAKTTPSGYIVTMQIPLKVMRSDGRKSWRLQFDRGVHATKQTFEWSHSGSQQSTDDSTAIGFFEGVTASAGSTRTKPRIGVYALGQAASQRAGGSTSRMGADFAFPITPTASFIGTIHPDYSNVELDQQTISPTAFPRQFTEIRPFFTQGSNFYNNFNCNDCPVFPLLYTPSIPTPRTGFAVEGVQGLLNFAGFAAIGNQRTDAAQAMRWTSADHRYSLIAQHQTVTTLGLIDNTMTYQARVGNAHNFSVYETYSQDRGTGVTDPSLGNMNEFGLNLYTPKSGFFPAWHNVGAMYAPADAFVSLADVRGPSLYTFREFDFAPQRFIQSVTVSEDLQRYRNQAGLLGYANSGSGLTILTRNQLSLSASSGTQYLVLFNGTAATINQNGATLGYGTSGSLPSTISYNVGRFGNGYLHTTTRTSSIKAGQRGTLSFEADDTDFLPDSGVREVQWLERASYAFHFSAESSLAIGLRRIIGTAPPLTPAPRVVNAGNVTMAYYRKSGQNELYLAYGSPNTLATKPALILKLIRYFGAEKGS
- a CDS encoding NAD+ synthase — encoded protein: MNPRSPVFPIVREQERAADELAIDPVLVERWLVGFLHDELVRRRGITEAVVGVSGGVDSAVVAYLCARALGPGHVLGVRMPYKTSSPESSAHGGLVIAQTGIRERVVDISKAVDGYLKEEPAASGQRRGNVMARMRMIVLFDQSAKSGGLPIGTGNKSERMLGYFTWHGDDSPPINPIGDLFKTQVWALARHLGVPNEIIDKPATADLIRGQTDEEDLGITYERADRILHRLLTGYQVDDIVSRGFARADVELVKRRVDSTHWKRHLATTALVSGTAINEFYLRPVDY